In a single window of the Arachis hypogaea cultivar Tifrunner chromosome 6, arahy.Tifrunner.gnm2.J5K5, whole genome shotgun sequence genome:
- the LOC112755774 gene encoding uncharacterized protein, with product MKLFEIESYKAWAAAELEQQKEVEEAEVSMQEAQDYPDSITESAMDEFRRFEEELESMSKAEMESLVNTAEGARKMGNLMEKAASIASKKYIEAALNSATASMKSAWKGISSGKVHPS from the coding sequence ATGAAGCTGTTTGAGATTGAGTCATACAAGGCATGGGCAGCTGCAGAACTTGAGCAACAGAAAGAGGTTGAAGAGGCTGAGGTTTCTATGCAGGAAGCTCAGGACTACCCTGATTCTATCACGGAAAGTGCCATGGACGAGTTCCGGCGCTTCGAAGAGGAGCTTGAGAGCATGTCAAAGGCTGAAATGGAGAGCCTAGTTAACACTGCTGAGGGTGCAAGAAAGATGGGAAATTTGATGGAGAAAGCTGCCTCCATTGCTTCCAAGAAGTATATTGAGGCTGCACTCAATTCAGCCACTGCTTCCATGAAATCTGCTTGGAAGGGAATCTCTTCTGGCAAGGTCCATCCTTCTTAA
- the LOC112757831 gene encoding uncharacterized protein, producing the protein MANVGPLGQVSTSRNITTLYQAIQQDPSIVEGIHAMLEQAAISGNKLHPAIKQNPSILEEINAMLEQAASFRNINLLYLAIQQNPNILEKINAMLQQDTTSRNMNMLYPAIQQNPSILEEVNKLLDHVATYRNINLLYQAIQQNPSILHVVDAMCELATTSENTNMFYQAIQQNPYILEVVIAMRGIATFGNISMLSQAIEQDRSIQEEVNVMLKQAVTSTNMNMLYRAIQQNPSILEEVDAMLEQAATCKDINMFYRTIQHNPNNLQVVNAMLVLVRAATSGNINMLYRAIQQNLNILEEVDAIPFVNTPLHIAASAGHMEFAIEIMGLKPSFGFKLNPQGLSPIHVALHNNHYSLVDRLVEINKDLVRVEGKERLTPLHLLCQSGSEENIRLLIHFLDICPDSIKDVNVRKETALHIAVRCGNLSALREMVDWLKGNIFTGADDLERSILNRTTVDGNNILHLAALYGNTQAVMLLIGSKKMEKNAKNSWNQTALDLAHSYPEIERILEGAKAKRGAATNHGGHPKLRKLEVVIRRIRNNVSSQQREAYLVVTALIITSVYQAALSPPGGQRDNNLNSTTSFSLNSTNTATVPRIAGEVSMEPFHFIFILVINTGILFFLNIMIFFVMPDGIIGKFLGMLLMFPTANFLACYVVSIGLILPTGFTKPFLLSCVVLMYFLNIIWLLIPITDKGRVES; encoded by the exons ATGGCAAATGTAGGCCCTTTGGGACAAGTCTCGACTTCTAGAAATATAACCACGCTCTACCAAGCAATTCAACAAGATCCAAGCATTGTGGAAGGAATCCATGCAATGTTGGAACAAGCTGCAATTTCTGGAAATAAGCTCCACCCAGCAATTAAACAAAATCCAAGCATTCTGGAGGAAATCAACGCAATGCTGGAACAAGCTGCAAGTTTTAGAAATATAAACTTGCTCTACCTAGCAATTCAACAGAATCCAAACATTTTGGAGAAAATCAATGCAATGCTGCAACAAGATACAACTTCAAGAAATATGAACATGCTCTACCCAGCAATTCAACAGAATCCAAGCATTCTGGAGGAAGTCAACAAATTGCTGGACCATGTTGCAACTTATAGAAACATAAACTTGCTCTACCAAGCAATTCAACAGAATCCAAGCATTTTGCATGTAGTCGATGCAATGTGTGAACTGGCTACAACTTCTGAAAACACAAATATGTTTTACCAAGCAATTCAACAGAATCCATACATTCTGGAGGTAGTCATTGCAATGAGGGGGATTGCAACTTTTGGAAATATAAGCATGCTCTCCCAAGCAATTGAACAGGATCGAAGCATTCAGGAGGAAGTCAATGTAATGTTGAAACAAGCTGTAACTTCAACAAATATGAACATGCTCTACCGAGCGATTCAGCAGAATCCAAGCATTCTGGAGGAAGTCGATGCAATGCTGGAACAAGCTGCAACTTGTAAAGATATAAACATGTTCTACCGAACAATTCAACATAATCCAAACAATCTGCAAGTAGTCAATGCAATGCTGGTGCTGGTACGTGCTGCAACTTCTGGAAATATAAACATGCTCTACCGAGCAATCCAACAGAATCTAAACATTCTGGAGGAAGTGGATGCAATTCCATTTGTGAACACTCCCTTGCATATTGCTGCTTCTGCCGGGCACATGGAGTTTGCCATCGAGATTATGGGATTGAAACCTTCATTTGGTTTCAAGCTGAATCCGCAAGGATTGAGCCCCATCCACGTTGCTTTGCATAACAATCATTACAGTCTGGTTGATCGCCTTGTAGAAATTAATAAAGACCTTGTCAGAGTCGAAGGGAAGGAACGCCTCACTCCTTTGCATCTTCTGTGCCAATCTGGTTCTGAGGAAAACATCAGGCTTCTAATTCATTTCCTTGATATATGCCCGGATTCTATCAAGGATGTGAATGTAAGAAAGGAAACTGCACTCCACATTGCCGTGAGGTGTGGAAACCTGAGTGCCCTTCGAGAAATGGTTGACTGGCTCAAAGGAAACATCTTCACCGGTGCAGACGATTTAGAACGCTCCATCCTGAACAGGACGACTGTAGACGGCAACAACATTTTGCACCTTGCAGCACTCTACGGCAATACACAG GCTGTTATGTTATTGATTGGAAGTAAAAAGATGGAGAAAAATGCAAAGAATTCTTGGAACCAAACAGCATTAGACCTAGCTCATTCTTATCCAGAGATTGAAAGAATACTAGAGGGAGCTAAAGCAAAACGTGGGGCAGCAACTAATCATGGCGGTCATCCCAAGTTAAGGAAACTAGAAGTAGTTATTCGTCGCATTAGAAATAACGTGTCTTCACAACAACGTGAGGCATACCTGGTAGTTACTGCTCTTATTATAACCAGCGTCTATCAGGCAGCACTGAGTCCACCAGGTGGTCAGCGTGACAATAATCTCAACTCTACTACATCATTTTCTCTCAATTCTACAAACACCGCTACTGTGCCAAGGATAGCCGGGGAAGTAAGCATGGAAccctttcatttcatttttatatTAGTAATCAACACTGGGatccttttctttttaaatataatGATCTTTTTTGTAATGCCAGATGGGATCATCGGCAAATTTCTTGGCATGCTGTTGATGTTTCCCACGGCAAATTTCTTGGCATGTTATGTCGTGTCTATTGGATTGATATTGCCCACGGGATTCACTAAACCCTTTTTACTTAGCTGCGTGGTTTTAATGTACTTTCTTAATATCATATGGCTACTCATACCTATCACTGACAAAGGAAGGGTTGAATCTTAA
- the LOC140173773 gene encoding serine/threonine-protein phosphatase 7 long form homolog gives MVKNYLRATGFYHVSRIWVIKGFHPLLAALVERWRLETHTFVLPVGEITVTLEDVAHIFGLPIDGKPVSGWTDSSSDFVQSQSMAVFGREPVLSSNSKSYIKLGWVRRIRDAEPLDTEESIRRYKEMDGPLNLLFIWARERMPCLAPVPRHTLPPAEIPVAMRWSHSERTTSWLAKTIANFRHDIDYMQEFEWRPYEGMIIPGELHGHLDVCDTVAPLLSFECIEWHPADRVMRQRPF, from the exons ATGGTGAAAAACTATTTACGCGCCACGGGATTCTACCACGTATCGAGGATTTGGGTGATAAAAGGATTTCACCCTTTATTAGCTGCTCTGGTTGAAAGGTGGAGGCTGGAGACTCACACTTTTGTGTTGCCGGTGGGTGAGATTACAGTGACATTAGAAGATGTCGCACATATATTTGGCTTACCTATCGATGGAAAACCTGTAAGTGGATGGACTGACAGTAGTAGTGACTTCGTTCAAAGTCAGAGCATGGCAGTATTCGGACGTGAACCAGTACTCAGTAGTAATTCGAAATCCTATATAAAGCTTGGTTGGGTTCGACGTATCAGAGATGCGGAGCCGTTGGACACTGAAGAGTCCATAAGGAGATAC AAGGAGATGGATGGCCCTCTTAATCTGTTGTTTATTTGGGCACGGGAGCGAATGCCGTGTCTTGCACCGGTACCGAGACATACCCTTCCACCTGCTGAGATACCAGTTGCCATGAG GTGGAGTCATTCGGAACGGACCACATCGTGGTTAGCAAAGACCATAGCGAATTTTAGGCATGATATAGACTACATGCAGGAG TTTGAGTGGCGGCCGTACGAAGGAATGATCATACCCGGTGAGTTACATGGACATCTTGATGTGTGTGATACCGTTGCTCCGTTGTTGTCGTTCGAGTGTATCGAATGGCACCCTGCGGACCGAGTGATGCGTCAGAGACCATTCTGA